One window from the genome of Magnetovibrio sp. encodes:
- a CDS encoding bifunctional sulfur carrier protein/thiazole synthase protein, protein MGGGAPDHPCDDPNTKGDCFEVAGETYWSRLLVGTGKYKDFEETKKAIEASGAEIVTVAVRRVNVSNPKEPMLTDYIDPKTYTYLPNTAGCFSADEAVRTLRLAREAGGWDLVKLEVLGDQKTLYPNMPETLKAAQTLIDEGFKVMVYCADDPIQAKILEEMGCVAIMPLAAPIGSGLGVQNPISIRMIIEQANVPVLVDAGVGTASDAAVAMELGCDGVLMNTAIAEAKDPIKMARAMKMAVEAGRLAYLAGRMPKKMYADPSSPLAGLI, encoded by the coding sequence ATCGGTGGCGGCGCTCCGGACCATCCGTGTGACGATCCCAACACCAAGGGCGATTGCTTCGAGGTTGCGGGCGAAACCTATTGGTCGCGCCTGTTGGTCGGCACCGGCAAATACAAGGATTTCGAGGAAACCAAGAAAGCCATCGAGGCTTCGGGCGCGGAAATCGTCACCGTGGCGGTGCGCCGGGTCAACGTGTCCAACCCCAAGGAACCGATGCTGACCGATTACATCGATCCCAAGACCTACACCTATCTGCCCAACACCGCAGGCTGCTTCAGCGCCGACGAAGCGGTGCGCACCTTGCGCTTGGCGCGCGAAGCGGGCGGCTGGGACTTGGTCAAATTGGAAGTGCTCGGCGATCAAAAGACCTTGTATCCGAACATGCCCGAGACCTTGAAAGCCGCGCAAACCCTGATCGACGAAGGCTTCAAGGTGATGGTTTACTGCGCCGATGACCCCATCCAGGCGAAAATTCTGGAGGAAATGGGCTGCGTCGCGATCATGCCGCTGGCCGCGCCGATCGGTTCGGGCCTGGGGGTGCAAAACCCCATTTCCATCCGCATGATCATCGAACAGGCCAATGTGCCGGTTCTGGTCGACGCGGGCGTGGGTACCGCGTCCGACGCGGCGGTGGCGATGGAACTGGGCTGCGACGGGGTGTTGATGAACACCGCGATTGCCGAAGCCAAGGACCCGATCAAGATGGCCCGCGCGATGAAAATGGCGGTCGAAGCGGGACGCCTGGCGTATCTGGCCGGACGCATGCCGAAAAAGATGTACGCCGATCCCTCGTCGCCGCTGGCGGGACTGATTTAA
- a CDS encoding LysE family translocator, with protein sequence MSLELWSSFVAVTLVTVLSPGPAVLLAVTHSARFGVRRAVVPILGNITGLAILVSLTAFGLGTVMEASSQAFTVLRLAGGAYLIYLGIKLLRAKALDLSNADGLIVQPSRRKSYLQGIAVALSNPKAIVFIGALFPQFIDLAHPIWSQLAIMGLTLMAMSFGGLMVWATLSSALVVKGRKSLCGKINKVSGTLFIAFGAALAAGSR encoded by the coding sequence ATGAGCCTGGAGCTGTGGTCGTCCTTCGTTGCCGTGACGTTGGTCACGGTGTTATCGCCGGGACCCGCAGTGTTGCTGGCGGTGACGCACAGCGCGCGGTTTGGTGTGCGCCGGGCGGTGGTTCCGATCCTCGGCAACATCACCGGATTGGCGATTTTGGTGAGCCTGACAGCATTCGGCTTGGGCACCGTGATGGAAGCTTCGTCACAGGCCTTTACGGTGTTGCGTTTGGCGGGCGGAGCGTACCTGATATACCTGGGCATCAAGCTGTTGCGCGCTAAGGCGCTTGACCTGTCGAATGCCGACGGTTTGATCGTTCAACCGTCGCGGCGCAAAAGCTATCTGCAAGGCATCGCGGTGGCGTTGAGCAACCCCAAAGCGATCGTATTCATTGGTGCGCTGTTTCCCCAATTCATCGACTTAGCCCATCCGATTTGGAGCCAGTTGGCCATCATGGGGCTGACCTTGATGGCCATGTCGTTCGGCGGTCTGATGGTTTGGGCCACGCTGTCGAGTGCGCTGGTTGTCAAAGGACGCAAATCGCTTTGCGGCAAAATCAACAAGGTCAGCGGGACTTTGTTCATCGCCTTTGGGGCAGCCTTGGCGGCGGGCAGCCGCTAG